From the Scleropages formosus unplaced genomic scaffold, fSclFor1.1, whole genome shotgun sequence genome, the window GTGGCTGCTCCCCCAACCCCGGACCCGTAGGCAGCTCGGGAGAGAGCAAGGCCAAGGGGTAAACCGTGGTCGCTTACCAGCCACAGGGTGGTGGTCTGTTGGAACTTATTGCAAGACAGAAACAGGTAAAAACAGACATCAGTAAAACTCACACACTACGgctgaacccgaacagcatgtctttgaactgtgggaggaaaccagagcacccggaggaaacccacacagacacggggagaacatgcaaactccacgcagactgagcggggatcgaacccaagtcctcttgcaccactcgggcgctgtgagacagcagcactacttgctgtgctgcccagaagtaacttacagtgttaagccaccCATAAtaatttactcctttatacagctgggtaattttattggtgCAATTAATGGTTAGTACCATGATCTAGGATGCTGTAGCTCAAGGCtgtattcaaacctgtgaccttcgggtccaaaggcagtagctcgaaCCGCTACACTAGGGTTAGGGACAgagttagggttacggttagggatTAGAGGTTAGCAGTTAGGGAGCTCATTTCAGTTTCTCCAGCTGGACTGATAGCAGCTGCTGGATGCAGGTGTAGAGCAGGAAACCCAAGTTCCCAACCAGAGGAGACCAGTAAAAAGAAACATATACAAACAAACTCTTAAATCATACTAACAGCCTCCATATTTAATTTCCACAGTTACTGAGTCACAGCCCACTCGCCCCACTTTTCTGGGAAAAATGCATGAATCGTCCAGAATCTCATTTCAGTCACACAATCCTTGTAGAGCCTTTCGTACCGCCGTTAAATGATGCAACCGAGTCTGACGCTTGAATACAACAGCGGACTGAGATCCAGCTGGACAGACATCAAAAGGAGTATcatgatgaaacacacacacacacacacacacacacactcacacacacactcacacacacactcacactcacactcacactctcagaaccgcttgtcccatacggggtcgcagggaaccggagcctacccagtaacacagggggtaaggccggagggggaggggacacacccaggacgggacaccagtccatcgcaaggcaccccaagcgggactcaaaccccagacccacggagagcaggactggtccaacccaccgtgccactgcatcccccagcTCATGATGAAACAGTAACTGCGAAATTCATAAATTCACACTTTGAGCCACACTGTAGAGTGCAGGCAGATTTATTTAAACATGGCACAACAACCATAATTAACAGTATGAAACACAGCTAGTTAATACATTAGTCAAAAATCTTAATTTATTAGATAAATAACAcataaaaacgaaaaaaaaacaagtgtacTCAAGAGTGTTATAAATAAGGAATTTCTAAGTGCTTcagtaattaataaattaattaatatgattaataattacAAAGCTATCTTCTGGCAAAAATGTCTGGAATGAGCAAGCATTCAATGAATTCAATGATTTTTCTCCAACGTTCAGGCCAGCATCATCTCTTGAGACACTGTGACAACCACACTCACACTCATCACACCTACTGCTTGTCTCCATCATTGAAGTGCATATTTACAGCAGATCAAGCTCTTCAGTGGAGAGACTCGAGCAACAGGTACAGTATAAATAGGAAGTAAAGCACGCCACCTAGTGGCAGACAGTTTGAACTCATAGAGGATCAACATGTTCTGAACTTCAGCATCAGCCACTGGAGGCCAAAATGACTGTGAGGTTAATGAAATCCTGGCTGTACTTAGTACATACACACTGAGATGTGCCTTTTTCGGAGCCCCGTCTATTTGACCCTGAAGGAGGTGATGCGGTTCGCCTCTTGCTTGGTGCACATCTCCACGGGCTCCCGCTCCTGAAGGGCGGTGCTGATGAACCAGCCCTGGTATCTGGCCGACTCAAAGTGGTCATGGAGAGTCCGGTCCCCCTCTTCAGGAACAGGAAGCGGCTTAAATCATCTTCCGCGCTGATGTGCTTCAGCCTCAATTTATCACCCACCTCCTACGAAAGAAGATCATTTCCATCCGTGAGAACTTGGTATGTTGCTAGGAACTGGCTTGCAAATAATCAGCGCAGAGGGGGGGTCTGGGAAGCACTCCAGACCTTCCCGGGTCCTAAAGATGCTCGCAGTAGAAGGGCTTGCTAGTCTAAaggaggcagctggtaatgGTTAAAGccgctgccttcagacccaaaggccacaagtttgactcccacctccagctctggcagccttgagcaaggtattcaccctaaattgctccagtaaaaatgacccagctgtaaagAATTgcaggtagactaacactgtaggttgctttggagaaaagtgtcagataaatgtaaagggtAAAGCCTCTTTCTCTGAAGCTGTAGCATGAGGTTGACTTTTACCTCCAGCTGGAGAATGGGCATGCCgttttcactggagcaggaCAGGTAGAGGTTCGTATCGACGATCCCTAACGTGACAGGTTGCCCTTTTCCACTGCTGTAGCTGGGCGTCACGTAcatggagaggttgagctgcaCTGTGGGTGGGAGACAGGAAGAGGTCAGCGTCGGCGCCGCGCAACACGTCTCCGAAACACACGGGACCCCAGCGCAGGGCAAAAGGTAATGAAAGTAgggagaaataaatacatttcggTCGTCTCACATCCCAGTAATTAGAAAATTAACAGACAATATCAACCGTACTTAAGAAGAATTTTAAGGCCAAAATGTGGGAATCCAAGAACGGGAAGCCAACCGTCCTTGTCGTAGTTACTCTACCCAAACAGTTTTACACCGTATATTGAATATATCGCTGTACTGTGTGCGCTGCTGTCTGTGTTGCATTCAGAATTCAACTTCAAAATGGGATTaaaggaaagggaagggaaagagACTCACCTCTGCGCTGAAAGCTGCCGCCCTGAAGTGTCATGGCCTGGAGCTCCAGGGCCTCCTCGTTGAGCACCAGACTCTTCTGGTACTGGTCAGCCACGTTGCACTTCACCTCTTGGCTCGTACTGGTGTACACCACAGCGCCGCTGTCGACCTGGTCCTGTACTGTCATCACCACGCTCTCTGCCGGAGGTGGGAAAGACCCATGTGAGCAACTGCAATTTCCTGGACGAGACCTTTGGGACACACGGTAGAATGATTCCAGCGAAGCCTGCGGTCCACTCAGCTCAAGCCTTGGCCTACCTTCAATTACGTTCTCCATCATGA encodes:
- the LOC114909774 gene encoding LOW QUALITY PROTEIN: interleukin-1 beta-like (The sequence of the model RefSeq protein was modified relative to this genomic sequence to represent the inferred CDS: inserted 1 base in 1 codon), whose amino-acid sequence is MMCESGFDLRQALDSCDDLDSLEFEMDSQSPLKCAAVMNRPHCDLYEGVKLEVSLQAHNMRQVAHLIIAMQRMKNTQRLQGTEFSDQELLNIMMENVIEESVVMTVQDQVDSGAVVYTSTSQEVKCNVADQYQKSLVLNEEALELQAMTLQGGSFQRRVQLNLSMYVTPSYSSGKGQPVTLGIVDTNLYLSCSSENGMPILQLEEVGDKLRLKHISAEDDLSRFLFLKRGTGLSMTXFESARYQGWFISTALQEREPVEMCTKQEANRITSFRVK